One genomic region from Campylobacter concisus encodes:
- a CDS encoding TonB-dependent receptor domain-containing protein codes for MKSALKISICAAIFINLPLFANEDKVLPEVKVVSATGFEQNIKDAPATLSVITKEALEKKNHKDIESMTKDIPSLFGTTPAAANRRGISIRGFSPRFTKILVNGMPVPGDNAYKGLRSVGGSYSFIPPASAISRIEVIRGPMSSLYGSDALGGVINIITDEFSNEFGANLGSSYKFARNKNISGELYNSLYLHSGLIDDILSVSVYGKNLNKSEDKISYANREQKDRNFGAKLFFRPNENNDLTLELARSDVKYKRTKGKTLSTGTNSVASERIKGDMINLSHEARLDNILLQSYLSYGKIKEIAQQNLTLKTLNFDTKGSYFTDNNAFTLGLNAKKEKLDEKATTADAANVKRYDVSLYGEDDYHLTKDFILSTGIRYNYDENYGSHVSPRIYGIYSLNDFFALKGGVSTGYATPDIKQRTQDLALPFAGGRGAQLGRSSLKPETSVSYEFGGVYNNNEGFETSLTGFYTSFKDMLSYSPICSRGSVCMHKGKIYPNGIWESINIGKAEIYGVELTNEWQVTNALRLNQSYVYTKSKQKDGPEAGKTLNNYPLHTFKFGANYELNRWLNFWSQINYYGRTKNSFNYANDMRAYVIADLGINYNVTKNFSLNLSVYNLFNEFFTTRSNGYDILIADGQKIELGFNLKF; via the coding sequence GTGAAAAGTGCATTAAAAATTTCTATTTGTGCGGCAATTTTTATAAATTTACCGCTTTTTGCAAATGAAGATAAGGTTCTACCAGAAGTTAAAGTAGTGAGTGCGACAGGATTTGAACAAAATATCAAAGACGCACCAGCAACGCTTAGTGTTATAACCAAAGAGGCATTAGAAAAGAAAAATCACAAAGATATCGAGAGCATGACCAAAGATATCCCAAGTCTTTTTGGGACAACTCCCGCAGCGGCAAATAGACGAGGAATTTCTATACGTGGATTCTCTCCAAGATTTACTAAAATTCTAGTAAATGGCATGCCAGTACCCGGTGATAACGCCTATAAAGGGCTTAGAAGCGTTGGAGGCTCATATAGTTTCATCCCACCAGCAAGTGCGATAAGCCGTATTGAAGTGATACGTGGACCTATGAGCTCGCTTTATGGAAGCGACGCACTAGGCGGAGTTATAAATATCATTACAGATGAGTTTAGTAATGAATTTGGTGCAAATCTTGGCTCAAGCTATAAATTTGCAAGAAATAAAAATATAAGTGGCGAGCTTTACAATAGTCTTTATTTGCACTCTGGACTAATTGATGATATTTTAAGTGTTTCTGTTTATGGTAAAAATTTAAATAAATCAGAAGATAAAATTTCTTATGCAAATAGAGAGCAAAAGGATAGAAATTTTGGTGCAAAACTATTTTTTAGGCCAAATGAAAATAATGATCTTACGCTTGAGCTTGCAAGAAGCGATGTGAAATATAAAAGAACTAAAGGCAAAACACTATCAACTGGTACTAACTCGGTTGCTAGCGAAAGAATAAAGGGCGATATGATAAATTTAAGCCACGAAGCAAGGCTTGATAATATCTTGCTTCAAAGCTATTTATCTTACGGCAAGATAAAAGAGATAGCACAACAAAATTTGACGCTAAAGACTCTAAACTTTGATACAAAAGGCTCATATTTTACCGATAATAATGCCTTTACATTAGGACTAAACGCTAAAAAAGAAAAGCTTGACGAAAAGGCTACCACAGCAGATGCGGCAAATGTAAAAAGGTATGATGTTTCACTTTACGGCGAAGATGATTATCATCTTACAAAAGATTTTATCTTAAGTACTGGTATTCGCTATAACTACGATGAGAACTATGGATCGCACGTTTCACCAAGAATTTATGGCATCTATAGCTTAAACGACTTTTTTGCCCTTAAAGGCGGAGTTAGCACAGGTTATGCGACACCTGATATCAAGCAACGAACACAAGATCTTGCGTTGCCATTTGCTGGAGGACGCGGAGCACAGCTTGGTAGAAGTAGCCTTAAGCCAGAGACAAGCGTAAGTTATGAATTTGGTGGCGTTTATAATAATAATGAAGGTTTTGAAACGTCTTTAACTGGCTTTTACACAAGTTTTAAAGATATGTTAAGCTATAGCCCTATCTGCTCAAGAGGCAGCGTTTGTATGCATAAAGGTAAAATTTATCCAAATGGTATTTGGGAGAGTATAAATATCGGCAAGGCTGAAATTTACGGAGTTGAGCTAACAAATGAGTGGCAGGTGACAAATGCTCTTAGACTAAATCAAAGCTATGTTTATACAAAATCAAAACAAAAAGATGGACCAGAAGCTGGTAAAACCTTAAACAACTATCCGCTTCATACATTTAAATTTGGAGCGAACTACGAGCTAAATAGATGGCTAAATTTCTGGTCACAGATAAATTACTATGGTAGAACTAAAAACTCTTTTAACTATGCTAATGATATGAGAGCTTACGTTATTGCGGATCTTGGCATAAACTACAATGTAACTAAAAATTTCAGCCTAAACCTAAGCGTTTATAATCTCTTTAACGAGTTTTTTACGACAAGATCAAACGGATATGATATCTTAATAGCCGATGGGCAAAAGATCGAACTTGGCTTTAATTTGAAGTTTTAA
- a CDS encoding AraC family transcriptional regulator, producing the protein MINLDKKYGTSKISQKEKQASVEFFKQSSGISYLKSEILCNGRIKRDRHKSKKYLFLMFNEDKNDLCFKLDRKEYILNKDEFCIGLVNDDFKGVFEYQNKFYKTKTLLFDESYANKLEIFAGLRFDDKFELLKYKKDLAQICVLNELDTTNLYEGAMREIFTESKILELIYKSKIRKESEISLSSDEEKTLLKAKTILLSRMQNPPSIKELAHLCGTNDFWLKKNFKLFFKDTIYQLLAKERLKLAFTLLEQNDISIKEAANIVGYANTAHFAKIFKINFGFLPSKLLKTKSYF; encoded by the coding sequence ATGATAAATTTAGACAAAAAATATGGAACGAGCAAAATATCTCAAAAGGAAAAACAAGCAAGCGTAGAGTTTTTCAAGCAAAGCAGTGGCATCAGCTATCTAAAAAGTGAAATTTTATGTAATGGCAGGATAAAAAGGGATCGTCACAAGTCTAAGAAATACCTATTTTTAATGTTTAATGAGGATAAAAACGATCTTTGCTTTAAGCTTGATAGAAAAGAGTATATTTTAAACAAAGATGAATTTTGCATTGGGCTTGTTAATGATGATTTTAAAGGTGTCTTTGAGTATCAAAATAAATTTTATAAGACAAAAACACTACTTTTTGACGAAAGCTATGCAAATAAGCTTGAGATATTTGCTGGGCTTAGATTTGATGATAAATTTGAGCTTTTGAAATACAAAAAAGATTTAGCTCAAATTTGTGTTTTAAATGAACTTGATACGACAAATTTATATGAAGGCGCGATGAGGGAAATTTTTACCGAATCAAAAATTTTAGAGCTTATTTACAAAAGTAAAATACGAAAAGAGAGCGAAATTTCACTTAGCAGTGACGAAGAAAAGACTCTTTTAAAGGCTAAAACGATATTATTAAGTCGCATGCAAAATCCTCCAAGCATCAAGGAGCTAGCCCATCTTTGTGGTACAAATGACTTTTGGCTAAAGAAAAATTTTAAGCTATTTTTCAAAGATACGATCTATCAGCTCTTAGCAAAAGAGCGCCTAAAGCTAGCTTTTACTCTTTTAGAGCAAAATGATATAAGCATAAAAGAAGCTGCAAATATCGTAGGCTACGCAAATACTGCACATTTTGCAAAAATTTTTAAGATAAATTTTGGCTTTTTGCCAAGCAAACTCTTAAAGACAAAAAGCTACTTTTAA
- the hemW gene encoding radical SAM family heme chaperone HemW: MQVYIHVPFCESKCPYCAFGSSDDEFKKVSTYFKALCFDLNFQLKSQNVKEISTIFFGGGTPSAVNAKFYDEIFSILTPLCTPTTEITLEANPNSANLAWLKHVKNLGANRISFGAQSFFEDKLKFLGRIHSREQIFKAVENAQTAGFSNINLDLIYDTKFDTKKRLLAEVENLKSLAITHISAYSLTLEENTPFAGKKSYKKDSDSLAKFMIEQIGLAGFAQYEISNFGQICKHNLGYWQGKSYLGVGAFSVGFVDGTRYYAKNGIDAYIAKPTYREKEILSQSELVREHIFLGLRSIVGVEAGRLSETQIKRANFLVENEKLLFKNGKFYNPNFLLSDEIALFIEG, from the coding sequence TTGCAAGTTTACATCCACGTGCCATTTTGTGAAAGCAAATGTCCCTACTGCGCCTTTGGCTCAAGTGATGACGAATTTAAGAAGGTTAGCACCTATTTTAAGGCACTTTGCTTTGATCTAAATTTTCAGCTAAAAAGCCAAAATGTAAAAGAAATTTCTACTATCTTTTTTGGTGGTGGCACACCAAGTGCTGTAAATGCTAAATTTTATGATGAAATTTTTAGCATTTTAACGCCTCTTTGCACTCCAACAACTGAGATCACACTTGAAGCAAATCCAAATTCTGCAAATTTAGCCTGGCTAAAGCATGTTAAAAATTTAGGGGCAAATCGCATAAGCTTTGGTGCTCAAAGTTTTTTTGAAGATAAGCTAAAATTTCTTGGGCGCATTCACAGCAGAGAGCAAATTTTTAAAGCAGTTGAAAATGCCCAGACAGCTGGCTTTAGCAATATAAATTTAGACCTCATCTATGACACCAAATTTGACACTAAAAAGCGTCTTTTGGCTGAGGTTGAAAATTTAAAAAGTCTTGCTATTACGCACATAAGTGCTTACTCACTCACGCTTGAAGAAAATACCCCATTTGCTGGCAAAAAAAGCTATAAAAAAGATAGCGACAGCCTGGCTAAATTTATGATAGAACAAATTGGGCTTGCTGGATTTGCGCAGTATGAAATTTCAAATTTCGGTCAAATTTGCAAGCACAATCTTGGCTACTGGCAAGGCAAAAGTTATCTTGGTGTGGGCGCTTTTAGCGTGGGCTTTGTGGACGGCACTAGATACTACGCCAAAAACGGCATAGATGCCTACATCGCCAAACCAACATATAGAGAAAAAGAAATTTTAAGCCAAAGTGAGTTAGTAAGAGAGCATATATTTTTAGGGCTTAGAAGCATAGTTGGTGTGGAGGCTGGACGCTTAAGTGAGACTCAGATAAAAAGAGCAAATTTTCTTGTAGAAAATGAAAAACTGCTCTTTAAAAATGGTAAATTTTACAATCCAAATTTCTTACTAAGCGACGAGATCGCACTCTTTATCGAGGGCTAA
- the tatB gene encoding Sec-independent protein translocase protein TatB, producing MFGMSFSEILVIAIIAVLVLGPDKLPSAMVQIAKFLKMFKKGINDAKSTFDQEMKIAELKEDAQKYKESITQSAQNVRKKLTFEELDEIKKSANDITNDIQNVVSDTKKTVENIQNPTNLVKDAILNDKKEA from the coding sequence ATGTTTGGAATGAGTTTTTCTGAAATCTTAGTTATCGCCATTATTGCAGTGTTAGTTTTAGGTCCTGACAAGCTGCCAAGCGCGATGGTTCAGATTGCAAAATTTCTAAAAATGTTTAAAAAAGGTATAAATGACGCAAAATCAACATTTGATCAAGAAATGAAGATAGCTGAGCTAAAAGAAGATGCTCAAAAATATAAAGAGAGCATAACCCAAAGCGCTCAAAACGTGCGTAAAAAGCTCACATTTGAAGAGCTTGACGAGATCAAAAAAAGCGCAAATGATATCACTAACGATATACAAAATGTCGTAAGCGATACCAAAAAAACGGTAGAAAATATACAAAATCCAACAAATTTAGTTAAAGATGCGATCTTAAACGATAAAAAAGAGGCGTAA
- the tatC gene encoding twin-arginine translocase subunit TatC produces MFEELRPHLIELRKRLFISIVSVFVCFGICFTFWNPLLAWMSEPLKQVLPAGSNIIFTQIQEPFFTAMKVAFFAGVVIALPIIFWQFWLFVAPGLYDNEKKYVIPFVISASFMFACGAAFCYYVVIPLGFAFLVNFGGQLFTALPSIGEYVGFFAKLLIGFGISFELPVITFFLAKIGLVDDKMLKDYFRYAVVIIFIFAAIVTPPDVISQVLMALPLIGLYGISIIVAKRANKSDDEDEKEEQDSDVASDE; encoded by the coding sequence ATGTTTGAAGAGCTAAGACCCCATTTAATCGAACTTAGAAAAAGACTTTTTATAAGCATAGTAAGCGTTTTTGTCTGTTTTGGCATCTGCTTTACGTTTTGGAACCCACTGCTTGCATGGATGAGCGAACCACTAAAACAGGTCTTGCCAGCTGGCTCAAATATCATATTTACTCAAATTCAAGAGCCATTTTTTACTGCGATGAAAGTTGCATTTTTTGCTGGTGTCGTGATCGCACTACCTATCATTTTTTGGCAGTTTTGGCTATTTGTCGCCCCTGGACTTTATGACAATGAAAAAAAATATGTGATCCCATTTGTCATCTCAGCTTCATTTATGTTTGCGTGCGGGGCGGCGTTTTGTTATTACGTGGTCATCCCGCTTGGCTTTGCATTTTTGGTAAATTTTGGTGGCCAGCTCTTTACGGCTTTACCAAGCATTGGCGAGTATGTTGGCTTTTTTGCAAAACTACTGATTGGCTTTGGAATTTCATTTGAGCTACCAGTCATTACATTTTTCTTAGCAAAGATCGGACTTGTCGATGACAAAATGCTAAAAGATTACTTCAGATACGCTGTTGTTATCATCTTTATCTTTGCAGCTATCGTTACACCACCTGATGTGATAAGTCAAGTCTTAATGGCACTACCACTCATCGGACTTTATGGAATTTCAATAATCGTCGCTAAAAGAGCTAACAAGAGCGACGATGAAGACGAAAAAGAAGAACAAGACAGCGACGTAGCAAGCGATGAGTAA
- the queA gene encoding tRNA preQ1(34) S-adenosylmethionine ribosyltransferase-isomerase QueA: MSNINDVSSYDYFLPEELIAKEPVLPKEEARLLVYFKNTKEIKHYKFKDLSSLIPDDAAVIFNNTKVIKARILGKKESGGACEVMLNQPIGENKFSVYIRGKVSSGSVLNFPDNLKVNVLELNDDGTRVVNFTQNGVLLDNVHLFSELEKIGHVPLPPYIKRADTKDDESWYQSIFAKNSGAVAAPTASLHISEQMLEQIKTKHEVAYITLHVGAGTFKGVECQNINDHKMHSEFYELSEQAQEIINSNKPILGVGTTVTRCVEEFARSKQASGFCKLFLNLNNKPIRQNYLLTNFHLPKSTLIMLVTSFIGLEETMRIYKTAVDEKYRFYSYGDGMLII; the protein is encoded by the coding sequence ATGAGTAATATAAACGACGTCTCGAGTTATGATTATTTTTTGCCTGAAGAGCTCATCGCAAAAGAGCCAGTTTTGCCAAAAGAAGAGGCAAGATTGCTTGTCTATTTTAAAAATACAAAAGAGATAAAACACTACAAATTTAAAGATCTCTCCAGCCTTATTCCAGATGATGCTGCAGTTATTTTTAATAATACAAAAGTTATCAAAGCTCGCATTTTAGGAAAAAAAGAAAGCGGTGGGGCTTGCGAAGTGATGCTAAATCAGCCCATAGGCGAGAATAAATTTAGCGTCTATATAAGAGGCAAAGTAAGCTCTGGTAGCGTTTTAAATTTTCCTGATAATCTAAAAGTCAATGTGCTTGAGCTAAATGACGATGGCACAAGGGTGGTAAATTTTACGCAAAATGGCGTTTTGCTTGATAATGTTCACCTTTTTAGTGAGCTTGAAAAGATCGGTCATGTCCCGCTTCCACCATACATTAAAAGGGCTGATACAAAGGATGATGAGAGCTGGTATCAAAGCATATTTGCTAAAAATAGCGGTGCAGTGGCAGCTCCAACAGCTAGCCTTCACATAAGTGAGCAAATGCTAGAACAGATAAAAACAAAGCATGAAGTCGCCTACATTACGCTTCACGTTGGCGCTGGGACATTTAAAGGTGTGGAGTGCCAAAATATAAATGACCACAAAATGCACTCAGAATTTTACGAGCTAAGCGAGCAAGCTCAAGAGATTATAAATTCTAATAAACCAATCCTTGGCGTTGGCACGACGGTTACTAGATGTGTTGAAGAATTTGCAAGAAGCAAGCAAGCAAGCGGCTTTTGCAAGCTATTTTTAAACCTAAATAATAAACCAATTAGACAAAACTACCTTCTTACAAATTTTCATCTACCAAAATCAACTCTAATAATGCTAGTTACCAGCTTTATAGGGCTTGAAGAGACGATGAGGATTTATAAAACGGCAGTTGATGAAAAGTATAGATTTTACTCATACGGCGACGGGATGTTGATAATATGA
- the ruvX gene encoding Holliday junction resolvase RuvX, whose protein sequence is MREKFMAIDVGLKRIGLAFGFGEIVTPLEPVLRKNRNQAARDVSQKVNEYAPDTLVVGVPIGGSSEDEMRRRIEHFVSLLDVKANIVYQDEAFSSSEASEIYTNTKRDGRLDSISATIILKRYLGIN, encoded by the coding sequence ATGAGAGAGAAATTTATGGCGATCGATGTTGGGTTAAAGCGAATAGGGCTTGCCTTTGGTTTTGGCGAGATCGTGACTCCGCTTGAGCCAGTGCTTAGAAAAAATAGAAATCAAGCCGCAAGAGATGTGAGCCAAAAGGTAAATGAATATGCCCCAGACACGCTGGTAGTGGGTGTGCCAATCGGTGGTAGTAGCGAAGATGAGATGAGAAGACGTATCGAGCATTTTGTCTCACTTCTTGATGTAAAGGCAAATATCGTCTATCAAGATGAAGCTTTTAGTAGCAGTGAAGCTAGTGAAATTTACACAAATACAAAGCGAGATGGTAGGCTAGATAGCATTTCGGCCACTATTATTTTAAAAAGATATCTTGGGATAAATTAA
- a CDS encoding DNA-processing protein DprA has protein sequence MRLDFIPEPLNRLKNPPKQLNFIGDTSLLSLPKIAVVGSRKASVYTKECVTALCAALKSANVCVVSGGAIGVDITAHKAAMPRTIGIFASGLDTIYPSQNKVVIKEIYEKALALSEYDEGEPPLAYRFLERNRIVVGLCEALVVAQADLKSGSMQSARLANELKIPVYVLPQRMGESDGTNFLLANKKAELIDDYHKFASLFGEIKEQEKTSDEILKFCKNGVSLDEVLAKFGDIIYEYELEGLVEISNLRVKSVL, from the coding sequence ATGAGACTTGATTTTATCCCAGAGCCGTTAAATAGACTAAAAAATCCACCAAAACAGCTAAATTTTATCGGAGATACTTCGCTTTTATCTTTGCCAAAGATCGCAGTTGTTGGCTCAAGAAAGGCAAGTGTTTATACAAAAGAGTGCGTTACGGCACTTTGCGCAGCACTAAAAAGTGCAAACGTCTGCGTGGTAAGTGGCGGAGCTATCGGCGTTGATATCACAGCTCATAAAGCTGCTATGCCACGAACGATTGGTATTTTTGCGAGCGGACTTGACACCATCTATCCAAGCCAAAATAAAGTGGTGATAAAAGAAATTTATGAAAAAGCCTTGGCTCTTAGTGAGTATGATGAAGGTGAGCCACCACTTGCTTATAGATTTTTGGAGCGAAACCGCATAGTTGTGGGGCTTTGTGAAGCTCTAGTCGTCGCGCAAGCTGATCTTAAAAGTGGCTCAATGCAAAGTGCAAGGCTTGCAAACGAGCTTAAAATTCCAGTTTATGTACTGCCACAGCGCATGGGCGAAAGCGATGGGACAAATTTTTTGCTTGCAAATAAAAAAGCCGAGCTTATTGATGACTATCATAAATTTGCTTCACTTTTTGGCGAGATAAAAGAGCAAGAAAAGACTAGTGACGAGATTTTAAAATTTTGTAAAAATGGTGTAAGCCTTGATGAAGTTTTGGCAAAATTTGGCGATATCATCTATGAGTATGAGCTTGAGGGGCTAGTTGAAATTTCAAATCTAAGAGTGAAGAGCGTGTTATGA
- a CDS encoding divergent polysaccharide deacetylase family protein — protein MSEKKTAKKRPTKNSAGRSHNKTYLGIGIIAAILIIALSVALSIKNNGTEQLSKTNEPKIEKQISKKAEPKFASKEKKQEYEKRKYPLKFDEDENLSKIFTDPKHKSELTLNSKVEPKEQKKIAEVKSEAKKEEIKKEQNDTKNLLASYKNTEPSVIENEQKIEPFYSSKIEQKTELKSQNFEVKIDQNKSAEIEKKEKIKSENIKVEPAKKAENLTTKKIEKTKYEEKNIKKDSFEAVPFTPNASIKGRAKLVIIIDDVATFEHASMIKSLGLKITPSIFPATKTHPDTPNIARTFEFYMIHLPMQAKHFDSPEIGTLTINESFEGMLEKIKKIRKDFPRAKYTNNHTGSRFTSDFDAMDKAYRALIEQGFVFIDSKTIAQTAVARAAKKHNQPYISRDIFLDDDPSASAVRRELAAAVNLAKKRGYAIAIGHPKKNTIAVIKESKNNLLKDVDVVYLKDIL, from the coding sequence TTGAGCGAAAAAAAGACTGCAAAGAAGCGACCCACAAAAAATAGTGCAGGTCGCTCTCACAATAAAACCTATCTTGGTATCGGCATTATCGCAGCTATTTTGATAATAGCACTTAGCGTAGCCCTTAGTATAAAAAATAATGGTACAGAGCAGTTAAGCAAAACAAATGAGCCAAAGATAGAGAAGCAAATTTCTAAAAAAGCTGAGCCAAAGTTTGCCAGTAAAGAGAAAAAACAAGAGTACGAAAAGAGAAAATACCCTCTAAAATTTGATGAAGATGAAAATTTAAGTAAAATTTTTACTGATCCTAAGCATAAAAGTGAGCTTACTTTAAATTCAAAAGTTGAGCCAAAAGAGCAAAAAAAGATAGCTGAAGTAAAGAGTGAAGCCAAAAAAGAAGAGATAAAAAAAGAGCAAAACGATACTAAAAATTTGCTTGCAAGTTATAAGAATACAGAGCCTAGCGTAATAGAAAATGAACAAAAGATAGAGCCATTTTATAGCTCAAAAATCGAACAAAAAACCGAGCTAAAATCTCAAAATTTTGAAGTAAAAATCGATCAAAATAAAAGCGCTGAAATAGAAAAAAAAGAGAAAATTAAAAGCGAGAACATAAAAGTCGAGCCAGCTAAAAAAGCTGAAAATTTAACCACTAAAAAGATAGAAAAAACAAAATACGAAGAAAAGAATATAAAAAAAGATAGCTTTGAAGCGGTACCTTTTACGCCAAATGCCAGTATAAAAGGGCGCGCAAAGCTCGTTATCATAATAGACGATGTAGCGACATTTGAACATGCAAGTATGATAAAGTCGCTTGGCTTAAAAATCACGCCGTCTATTTTTCCAGCGACAAAGACTCATCCAGATACGCCAAATATCGCAAGAACATTTGAGTTTTACATGATACATCTTCCGATGCAAGCAAAACACTTTGATAGCCCAGAGATAGGCACTCTTACGATCAACGAGAGCTTTGAGGGCATGCTTGAGAAGATAAAAAAGATACGTAAAGACTTCCCGCGTGCAAAATATACAAACAACCATACAGGATCGCGCTTTACAAGCGATTTTGATGCTATGGATAAGGCTTATAGGGCGCTGATAGAGCAGGGCTTTGTCTTTATTGACAGCAAAACTATCGCTCAAACCGCAGTAGCAAGAGCTGCAAAAAAACATAATCAACCATACATCTCAAGAGATATATTTTTAGACGACGATCCATCGGCTAGTGCTGTTAGGCGTGAGCTTGCGGCTGCTGTAAATTTGGCTAAAAAAAGAGGCTATGCGATCGCCATTGGACATCCAAAGAAAAATACGATCGCAGTGATAAAAGAGAGCAAAAATAATCTTTTAAAAGATGTTGATGTGGTTTATTTAAAAGATATTTTATGA
- the ilvC gene encoding ketol-acid reductoisomerase, with protein sequence MAINVYYDKDCDLSLIQSKKVAIIGFGSQGHAHAENLRDNGVSVVIGLSKGGKSWAKAEAKGFEVKTVSEATKGADVVMILTPDELQAEIYKNEIEPNLKDHAAIAFGHGFNVHFGQIKAPANIDVIMIAPKAPGHTVRSEFVRGGGIPDLIAVEQNASGKAKEIALSYACGIGGGRTGIIETTFKDETETDLFGEQAVLCGGLCALVNAGFDTLVEAGYEPEMAYFECLHELKLIVDLMYQGGMADMRYSISNTAEYGDYVSGVRVVGEESRKAMKEVLKEIQNGKFAKDFILERKAGYVRMNAERGIAERSLLNQTGKKLRAMMPWITNGKLIDQNKN encoded by the coding sequence ATGGCTATAAATGTTTATTATGATAAAGACTGCGATTTAAGCCTTATTCAAAGTAAAAAAGTAGCAATCATCGGCTTTGGTTCACAAGGTCATGCACATGCTGAAAATTTAAGAGATAACGGTGTAAGCGTTGTAATTGGCCTTTCAAAAGGTGGCAAAAGCTGGGCAAAAGCTGAAGCAAAAGGCTTTGAGGTAAAAACCGTAAGTGAAGCTACAAAAGGCGCTGATGTGGTTATGATTTTAACTCCAGATGAGCTTCAAGCAGAAATTTATAAAAATGAGATCGAGCCAAATTTAAAAGATCACGCTGCTATCGCGTTTGGGCATGGATTTAATGTTCATTTTGGCCAGATAAAAGCTCCAGCAAATATAGATGTCATTATGATCGCTCCAAAAGCACCAGGACACACAGTTAGAAGCGAATTCGTAAGAGGTGGCGGCATACCTGATCTTATCGCTGTTGAGCAAAATGCAAGTGGAAAGGCAAAAGAGATCGCTCTAAGCTATGCTTGCGGTATAGGCGGCGGCAGAACCGGCATCATTGAGACAACATTTAAAGATGAAACTGAAACAGATTTGTTTGGTGAACAAGCAGTACTTTGTGGTGGTCTTTGCGCGCTAGTAAATGCTGGTTTTGATACGCTTGTAGAGGCTGGATATGAGCCTGAGATGGCCTATTTTGAATGCTTGCACGAGCTAAAACTAATCGTTGATCTAATGTATCAAGGTGGCATGGCTGATATGCGCTACTCTATCTCAAACACAGCTGAATACGGCGACTACGTAAGCGGCGTAAGAGTAGTTGGCGAAGAGAGCAGAAAAGCTATGAAAGAAGTTTTAAAAGAGATTCAAAATGGCAAATTTGCAAAAGACTTTATCCTAGAGAGAAAAGCAGGATATGTTAGAATGAACGCTGAACGCGGTATAGCTGAGAGAAGTTTGCTAAATCAAACTGGCAAAAAACTTCGCGCGATGATGCCTTGGATAACTAACGGCAAACTTATAGATCAAAATAAAAACTAA
- a CDS encoding HDOD domain-containing protein codes for MNESVFKKIKALPPLDDTVIQIQRLHADENSSISDLTKVVEKDPMLTANILRSANSPLYGFSQEITTIARAISLFGMATIRGFALSSTIKKSFSINLEPYGITTQDFLNISIIQNALMYNWHSKVNPKSLEILSPASFMLEIGKIVLAHELAENKQDVEFREKLKNISSPIDLALFETEILDMSNEEVTAKIFEQWNLETELSSSILYSNNPEEAPDHIKDYAKALKVIKTAVNIFNQLDDISIQNTLPLLDEYGFGHDTFLMAVAKVKDNL; via the coding sequence ATGAATGAATCAGTTTTTAAAAAAATCAAAGCACTTCCACCATTAGATGACACAGTTATACAAATTCAACGCTTACATGCGGACGAAAATAGCTCAATAAGTGATCTTACAAAAGTGGTCGAAAAGGATCCTATGCTAACGGCAAATATCTTGCGTTCAGCGAACTCTCCACTTTATGGGTTTTCTCAAGAGATCACAACCATCGCAAGAGCTATTTCTCTTTTTGGTATGGCTACTATTCGAGGTTTTGCGCTTTCAAGTACGATTAAAAAGAGCTTTTCTATAAATTTAGAGCCTTATGGTATTACTACACAAGATTTTTTAAATATCTCGATAATACAAAATGCACTGATGTACAATTGGCATTCTAAAGTTAATCCTAAGAGTCTAGAAATTCTCTCTCCGGCTTCATTTATGCTTGAAATTGGAAAGATAGTCCTTGCTCATGAATTAGCTGAAAATAAGCAAGACGTCGAATTTAGAGAAAAACTTAAAAATATATCTAGTCCAATTGATCTTGCTCTATTTGAAACAGAAATTTTAGATATGTCAAATGAAGAAGTTACAGCTAAAATTTTTGAACAATGGAACCTTGAGACAGAGCTTAGCAGCTCAATACTCTATTCAAATAATCCAGAAGAGGCACCAGATCATATAAAAGATTACGCAAAAGCCCTAAAAGTGATAAAAACGGCTGTAAATATCTTTAATCAACTTGATGATATAAGCATACAAAATACTCTACCTCTTCTTGACGAATACGGCTTTGGACATGATACGTTTCTAATGGCTGTCGCTAAAGTCAAAGACAATTTGTGA